A stretch of the Mycobacteroides immunogenum genome encodes the following:
- a CDS encoding MauE/DoxX family redox-associated membrane protein — translation MLILGLRLALAASFLSAVADRLGWLGPNGKSWVSWGDMQHFREYTHQLVPFVDGELLTILAWAATAAELTIAVALLVGIFVPWTGLAAGALLATFAIAMTVSLGPSVMLAYSVTSAMMAAFALAHLSRGGPVPFSLDSLLR, via the coding sequence ATGTTGATTCTTGGCCTGCGCCTCGCCCTGGCGGCGTCCTTCTTGAGTGCTGTGGCCGACCGGCTCGGATGGCTTGGGCCCAACGGTAAAAGTTGGGTGAGCTGGGGCGATATGCAACATTTCCGGGAGTACACGCACCAATTGGTGCCATTCGTCGACGGAGAGTTGCTGACCATCCTGGCGTGGGCGGCCACCGCCGCGGAGCTGACTATCGCCGTCGCGCTGCTGGTGGGGATCTTCGTGCCCTGGACCGGGTTGGCCGCGGGTGCCCTGCTCGCGACCTTCGCAATTGCTATGACGGTGTCGCTGGGGCCCTCGGTGATGCTGGCCTATTCGGTGACGTCGGCGATGATGGCGGCCTTCGCGCTCGCTCATCTCTCGCGCGGTGGGCCGGTGCCCTTCAGTCTCGATTCGCTGCTGAGATGA
- a CDS encoding ArsA family ATPase has protein sequence MSNAPAVLDMAAILEDRKNRVVVCCGAGGVGKTTTAASVALRAAEYGRTVVVLTIDPARRLAQSLGIEALGNTPQQVQIEGLKGELFAMMLDMRRTFDELVVQHAGSDRAQSILDNKFYQTVATSMSGTQEYMAMEKLGQLLHEDKWDLIVVDTPPSRNALDFLDAPKRLGSFMDGRLWKMLLGSSRGLGRIVTGAVGLAMKALSTVLGSQLLSDASMFVQSLDSTFGGFREKADRTYELLRRRSTQFVVVSAAEPDALREATFFVERLTQEGMPLAGLILNRTHPTLSSLTVERAVDLADNLDESGEYSLPGAVLRIHAERAATAKREIRLLSRFTSANPTVPIVGVPSLPFDVSDVDALRAIADQITGVAS, from the coding sequence ATGAGCAACGCACCTGCCGTCTTGGACATGGCGGCCATCCTCGAAGATCGCAAGAATCGCGTCGTAGTCTGTTGCGGCGCAGGCGGTGTCGGCAAGACCACGACGGCAGCATCGGTCGCGCTACGCGCCGCGGAGTATGGGCGCACCGTGGTGGTGCTGACCATCGACCCGGCACGCCGGCTGGCGCAGTCGCTGGGCATCGAAGCCCTGGGCAACACCCCACAGCAGGTGCAGATCGAGGGCCTCAAGGGCGAGCTGTTCGCAATGATGCTGGACATGCGCCGCACCTTCGACGAGCTGGTCGTCCAGCACGCGGGATCTGATCGCGCACAATCGATTCTGGACAACAAGTTCTATCAAACGGTCGCCACATCCATGTCCGGCACGCAGGAGTACATGGCCATGGAGAAACTGGGACAGCTTCTCCATGAGGACAAATGGGATCTGATCGTGGTGGACACACCGCCGTCCCGTAACGCCCTGGACTTCCTGGACGCGCCAAAACGGTTGGGCAGCTTCATGGATGGTCGCCTTTGGAAGATGCTGCTGGGATCCAGCCGCGGCCTGGGCCGCATCGTCACCGGAGCTGTGGGGCTGGCGATGAAGGCCCTATCCACGGTGCTGGGCTCCCAACTGCTTTCCGACGCTTCAATGTTCGTGCAATCCCTGGACTCGACGTTCGGCGGGTTCCGTGAAAAGGCGGATCGCACCTACGAATTGCTACGTCGGCGCAGCACCCAGTTTGTTGTGGTGTCGGCCGCCGAGCCCGATGCACTGCGCGAGGCGACCTTCTTCGTCGAACGGCTCACCCAGGAGGGCATGCCGCTGGCCGGCCTCATCCTCAACCGCACCCACCCCACGCTGTCGAGTCTGACCGTTGAGCGGGCTGTCGACCTCGCCGACAATCTCGACGAATCCGGCGAATACAGCCTGCCCGGAGCGGTGCTGCGGATCCACGCCGAGCGGGCCGCGACCGCCAAGCGGGAAATTCGGCTGCTGTCGCGCTTCACCAGCGCCAACCCGACGGTGCCGATCGTCGGGGTCCCTTCGCTGCCGTTCGATGTCTCGGATGTGGATGCGCTGCGCGCCATCGCCGATCAGATCACCGGCGTCGCTTCCTAA
- a CDS encoding ArsA family ATPase gives MVNTSPDNDAGTPANTWPARVANARLHFVTGKGGTGKSTIAAALALALAAGGRKVLLVEVENRQGIAQLFDVPPLAPKELKIATAEGGGVVNALAIEIETAFMEYLDMFYNLGLAGRAMKRIGAIEFATTIAPGLRDVILTGKIKECIVRTDKSGRHVYDAVVVDAPPTGRIARFLDVTSALSDIAKGGPIHSQSEGVRRLLHSDQTAIHLVTLLEALPMQETAEAIAELTEMGLPVGSVIVNRTVVAHLSPADLDKAAEGVIDADAVRKALDENNVTLSDADFAGLLTETIEHATRMRARAESEELLGELRIPRLELPTLPDGVDLGSLYELAEHLAEQGVR, from the coding sequence GTGGTGAACACTTCCCCTGACAATGACGCAGGGACCCCAGCCAACACCTGGCCCGCGCGCGTCGCGAATGCGCGGCTGCACTTTGTGACCGGCAAGGGCGGGACCGGAAAGTCCACCATCGCCGCGGCGCTCGCCCTCGCGCTGGCCGCGGGGGGCCGCAAGGTGCTGCTGGTCGAGGTCGAAAACCGGCAAGGCATCGCCCAGCTCTTCGACGTTCCACCACTGGCACCCAAGGAACTCAAGATCGCCACCGCCGAGGGCGGCGGAGTGGTGAACGCGCTCGCCATCGAGATCGAGACGGCGTTCATGGAGTACCTCGATATGTTCTACAACCTGGGCCTGGCGGGACGCGCGATGAAGCGCATCGGCGCCATCGAGTTCGCCACCACCATCGCACCGGGTCTGCGCGACGTGATCTTGACCGGAAAGATCAAGGAATGCATCGTCCGTACCGACAAGTCAGGACGGCATGTGTACGACGCCGTGGTGGTCGACGCACCGCCCACCGGCCGGATCGCCCGCTTCCTTGACGTGACGTCCGCACTGTCCGATATCGCCAAGGGTGGCCCGATCCATTCACAGTCCGAGGGCGTACGCAGGCTGCTGCACTCGGACCAGACCGCCATCCATTTGGTAACCCTCCTCGAGGCACTGCCCATGCAGGAAACCGCCGAGGCCATCGCCGAACTCACCGAGATGGGCTTGCCGGTGGGCAGCGTCATCGTCAACCGAACCGTGGTGGCGCACCTGTCTCCCGCCGATCTGGACAAGGCCGCCGAGGGCGTCATCGACGCCGATGCGGTACGTAAGGCGTTGGACGAGAACAACGTAACGCTTTCCGACGCCGACTTCGCGGGCCTGCTCACCGAGACCATCGAGCATGCGACCCGGATGCGGGCGCGCGCCGAGAGCGAGGAGCTACTCGGCGAGCTGCGCATTCCGCGCCTGGAATTGCCTACCCTGCCCGACGGCGTCGACCTGGGCAGCCTCTACGAACTGGCCGAGCACCTGGCCGAGCAGGGAGTCCGATGA
- the crp gene encoding cAMP-activated global transcriptional regulator CRP, giving the protein MDEILARAGIFQGVEPSAVSALTKQLQPVDFPRGHTVFAEGEPGDRLYIIITGKVKIGRRSPDGRENLLTIMGPSDMFGELSIFDPGPRTSSATTITEVRAVSMDRDALRAWIADRPEIAEQLLRVLARRLRRTNNNLADLIFTDVPGRVAKQLLQLAQRFGTQEGGALRVTHDLTQEEIAQLVGASRETVNKALADFAHRGWIRLEGKSVLISDSERLARRAR; this is encoded by the coding sequence GTGGACGAGATCCTGGCCAGGGCCGGAATCTTCCAGGGTGTCGAACCGAGCGCCGTCTCGGCGCTGACCAAGCAGCTACAGCCGGTTGACTTTCCGCGCGGGCACACGGTGTTCGCCGAGGGCGAGCCTGGCGACCGTCTGTACATCATCATCACCGGCAAGGTGAAGATCGGGCGCCGGTCACCTGACGGCCGTGAGAATCTGCTGACGATCATGGGTCCGTCGGACATGTTCGGTGAGCTGTCGATCTTCGACCCGGGTCCCCGGACGTCGAGCGCCACCACCATCACCGAGGTGCGCGCGGTGTCCATGGACCGTGACGCGCTGCGCGCCTGGATCGCCGACCGCCCGGAGATCGCCGAGCAGCTACTGCGCGTGTTGGCCCGCCGCCTGCGCCGCACCAACAACAATCTCGCCGATTTGATCTTCACCGACGTGCCCGGCCGCGTGGCCAAGCAGCTGCTGCAGCTGGCTCAGCGGTTCGGCACCCAGGAGGGCGGCGCCCTGCGCGTGACGCACGACCTGACCCAGGAAGAGATCGCACAGCTGGTCGGTGCGTCCCGCGAGACCGTGAACAAGGCTCTTGCCGATTTCGCGCACCGCGGCTGGATCCGGTTGGAAGGCAAGAGCGTCCTGATCTCGGACTCCGAGCGCTTGGCCCGCCGCGCACGCTGA
- a CDS encoding RidA family protein: MSTHSARLAELGIELPAVAAPLAAYQPAVRSGNHVYTSGQLPIVDGNLVTAGKVGAEVSPEDAKGLARICALNAVAAVDALVGINNVVKVVKVVGFVASAPGFTGQPGVVNGASELLGEVFGDAGVHARSAVGVAELPINAPVEVEILVEVREGVSA, encoded by the coding sequence ATGAGCACGCATAGCGCCCGGCTGGCCGAGCTGGGCATCGAACTCCCCGCCGTCGCAGCACCCTTGGCGGCCTACCAGCCCGCGGTACGCAGCGGCAACCACGTCTACACCTCCGGACAACTGCCCATCGTGGACGGCAATCTGGTCACCGCCGGCAAGGTCGGCGCCGAGGTATCTCCGGAGGACGCCAAGGGGCTGGCCCGCATCTGCGCCCTGAATGCGGTGGCGGCCGTGGACGCCCTCGTCGGGATCAACAACGTGGTGAAGGTGGTCAAGGTCGTCGGATTTGTCGCATCGGCACCGGGATTCACCGGCCAGCCCGGCGTGGTGAACGGGGCCTCGGAGCTGTTGGGCGAGGTGTTCGGCGACGCGGGCGTGCATGCGCGTTCGGCCGTTGGAGTTGCCGAGCTGCCCATCAACGCCCCGGTCGAGGTCGAGATCTTGGTAGAGGTGCGCGAGGGAGTGTCCGCATAG
- a CDS encoding DUF4177 domain-containing protein: protein MTERTAWEYATVPLLTHATKQILDQWGSDGWELVSVLPGPTGEQHVAYLKRSK from the coding sequence ATGACAGAACGCACCGCGTGGGAGTACGCGACAGTCCCGCTGTTGACACATGCCACCAAGCAGATCCTGGACCAATGGGGAAGCGATGGCTGGGAGCTCGTGAGCGTGCTGCCGGGGCCCACCGGTGAACAGCACGTCGCCTACCTGAAGAGGTCCAAATGA
- a CDS encoding cupin domain-containing protein: protein MFIRIVLSLLLAALAPIPIASAQPEKRTPTVTVVSSREISNIPGKSFVIVRVDFPPGAVSPPHRHAGSAFIQAFVESGTLRNEVEGDGVRDYSAGQYWYEEPGAHHLRTENLSSSAPAVLFADIIMDTGDEPLTIYDEPGQ, encoded by the coding sequence ATGTTCATCCGCATTGTGTTGTCGCTGCTGCTGGCAGCGTTGGCGCCGATACCGATCGCCAGCGCGCAGCCCGAGAAGAGAACACCGACGGTAACCGTGGTCTCTTCCCGGGAGATTTCAAACATTCCGGGAAAGTCGTTTGTGATAGTTCGCGTCGACTTCCCTCCAGGAGCGGTGAGCCCCCCGCATCGGCACGCTGGCTCGGCCTTCATTCAGGCATTTGTGGAGTCCGGCACGCTCCGCAATGAAGTGGAGGGAGACGGAGTTCGCGACTACTCGGCGGGGCAGTACTGGTACGAGGAGCCGGGCGCGCACCACTTACGAACAGAGAATTTGAGCAGCTCTGCGCCTGCGGTGTTGTTCGCGGACATCATCATGGACACCGGCGATGAGCCATTGACCATCTACGACGAGCCGGGACAGTGA
- a CDS encoding DMT family transporter, whose product MNSIPLALAGSLSWGISDFIGGHASKRRSTLAVLTLSRPVGLAVVGLVAVFTASTHFDGRTMLGMLSGPAAFTALYALYRALAIGPMGVVSPIAAVGAVVPVLWGAIIGQSLSGLTYLGLAGTLVGVMLASASEGLDGQRPGRQVLVWSFFCMVMFGVCMILLAEAGRYHPVEAVVVSRATEVLLILILGALSWKSLRENLRPPFGVVPFAGVLDTSAMLLFAYASGHGSLGVAAVLSSLYPVVTVLIARVVLHERLSRVQQAGAVLTLVCVAVVAFSAAR is encoded by the coding sequence GTGAACTCGATCCCCCTCGCCCTTGCGGGCTCACTGAGTTGGGGCATCAGCGACTTCATCGGTGGGCATGCGAGTAAGCGACGCTCGACGCTCGCGGTACTGACGCTGAGCCGGCCCGTCGGACTGGCGGTCGTGGGGCTGGTGGCCGTGTTCACCGCCTCCACGCATTTCGATGGCCGCACGATGCTCGGAATGCTTTCTGGTCCAGCGGCTTTCACTGCGCTCTACGCGCTGTATCGTGCTCTCGCCATCGGCCCCATGGGTGTGGTGTCCCCGATCGCCGCGGTCGGTGCGGTGGTGCCGGTGCTGTGGGGCGCCATCATCGGGCAATCGCTGTCGGGCCTGACCTACCTGGGACTGGCCGGCACTCTCGTCGGGGTCATGCTGGCCTCTGCCTCGGAAGGGCTCGACGGGCAGCGGCCAGGGCGACAGGTGCTCGTGTGGTCGTTCTTCTGCATGGTGATGTTCGGGGTCTGCATGATCCTGCTTGCCGAGGCGGGCAGATATCACCCCGTGGAGGCGGTGGTGGTCTCCCGCGCCACCGAGGTCCTGCTGATCCTGATACTCGGGGCGCTGAGCTGGAAGAGCCTGCGCGAGAACCTGCGTCCGCCGTTCGGGGTAGTGCCCTTCGCCGGTGTGCTCGACACGTCGGCCATGCTGCTGTTCGCGTACGCCTCGGGGCACGGCAGCCTGGGTGTCGCGGCGGTGCTGTCCTCGCTATACCCCGTGGTGACCGTCCTCATTGCCCGCGTGGTGCTGCATGAGCGCCTCAGCAGGGTCCAACAGGCTGGGGCGGTGCTGACGCTGGTGTGCGTAGCGGTGGTGGCATTCAGCGCGGCGCGCTGA
- a CDS encoding MBL fold metallo-hydrolase, with translation MHPAYGQLRPVTETASVLLANNPGMMTLEGTNTWVLRAPGSDEIVIVDPGPGVAAGDPDVHVEELAKIGKVALVLVSHRHFDHTGGVDRLVELTGAPVRAADPAWLRGDSVALSDGERIDVAGLSISVLATPGHSDDSVSFVLDDAVLTADTILGRGTTVIAQDGGGLGDYLDSLKRLQGLGKRAVLPGHGPELSDLSAASAEYLAHREQRLDQVRTALAALGEDASARQVVEFVYTDVDPSLWGAAEWSVQAQLDYLRQVSS, from the coding sequence GTGCATCCCGCCTACGGGCAGCTGCGGCCGGTCACCGAGACCGCCTCGGTGCTGTTGGCCAACAACCCGGGGATGATGACGCTGGAGGGCACCAACACCTGGGTGTTACGGGCGCCGGGCAGCGACGAGATCGTCATCGTCGACCCGGGTCCGGGCGTCGCCGCCGGTGACCCCGATGTGCATGTCGAGGAGCTCGCCAAGATCGGCAAGGTGGCGTTGGTGCTGGTGAGTCACCGGCACTTCGATCACACCGGCGGCGTCGACCGTCTGGTCGAGCTGACCGGCGCTCCGGTGCGCGCGGCGGATCCGGCCTGGTTGCGCGGCGATTCCGTCGCACTGAGCGATGGCGAGCGCATCGACGTCGCGGGATTGTCGATCTCGGTGCTGGCGACGCCGGGGCACAGCGATGATTCGGTCTCTTTCGTGCTCGATGACGCGGTGCTGACCGCGGACACCATCCTGGGGCGCGGTACCACGGTCATCGCACAGGACGGCGGCGGCCTCGGTGACTACCTGGACTCCTTGAAACGACTGCAGGGACTGGGAAAACGGGCTGTCTTGCCTGGTCACGGGCCGGAACTGAGCGACCTGTCCGCGGCCTCGGCCGAGTATCTGGCACATCGCGAGCAGCGGTTGGATCAGGTGCGCACGGCGCTCGCGGCGCTGGGGGAGGACGCTTCGGCACGACAGGTTGTCGAGTTCGTGTACACCGACGTGGATCCGTCGCTATGGGGCGCCGCCGAGTGGTCCGTGCAGGCTCAGCTCGATTACCTGCGCCAGGTCTCCAGCTAG
- the nth gene encoding endonuclease III produces MPTTGSAAKPRAKSSAKTGAPLRAWKPETHTGLVRRARRMNRTLAQAFPHVYCELDFTNPLELAVATILSAQCTDVRVNMVTPALFAKYRTAQDYAGANRAELEEMIRTTGFYRNKANSIMGLGAQLVERFGGEIPPRLKDLVTLPGIGRKTANVVLGNAFDIPGITVDTHFGRLVRRWRWTEEEDPVKVEHIVGELIERKEWTLLSHRVIFHGRRVCHARKPACGVCVLAKDCPSYGLGPTDPELAAPLVKGPETEHLLALAGL; encoded by the coding sequence GTGCCAACGACCGGATCAGCCGCTAAGCCCAGAGCGAAATCGTCGGCTAAGACCGGGGCGCCGCTTCGCGCCTGGAAACCCGAGACGCATACCGGGCTGGTCCGTCGCGCACGGCGGATGAATCGCACTCTGGCGCAAGCATTTCCGCACGTCTACTGCGAACTGGACTTCACCAATCCGCTGGAGCTGGCGGTGGCGACCATTCTTTCGGCCCAGTGCACCGATGTTCGCGTCAATATGGTGACGCCCGCATTGTTCGCCAAGTACCGCACCGCCCAGGACTATGCGGGGGCCAACCGGGCCGAGCTCGAGGAGATGATTCGCACCACCGGCTTCTACCGGAACAAGGCGAACTCGATCATGGGGCTGGGTGCGCAGCTGGTGGAGCGTTTTGGTGGCGAGATTCCGCCGCGGCTCAAGGACCTGGTGACTCTGCCCGGTATCGGTCGTAAGACCGCAAATGTTGTCCTGGGCAACGCGTTTGACATTCCGGGCATCACCGTGGACACGCATTTCGGCCGGCTGGTGCGCCGCTGGCGGTGGACCGAGGAAGAAGATCCGGTCAAGGTCGAACACATCGTCGGCGAGCTCATCGAGCGCAAGGAATGGACCTTGCTGAGCCACCGGGTGATCTTCCACGGCCGACGCGTGTGCCACGCGCGCAAGCCCGCCTGCGGAGTCTGTGTGCTGGCCAAGGACTGTCCGTCCTACGGGCTGGGCCCGACGGACCCGGAGCTGGCCGCGCCATTGGTGAAGGGTCCCGAGACCGAGCACCTGCTGGCGCTGGCCGGGTTGTGA
- a CDS encoding NUDIX hydrolase gives MTVAPLAPDAAPDWMRPLVDNAASVKDIYGRGVHPAVKAVLRARNLPSSGRPAAVLVLVSADGTVTDPTDADLLLTVRASTLRQHSGQVSFPGGATDPGDGGPVGTALREAQEETGLDPVRVQPLTVMDSLFIPPSGFHVSPVLAYSPDPGPVLAVDPGETAEVSRVKIGDLVDPANRIMVSKKTFGIKYSGPAFLLPGMLVWGFTGQIISAMLEVSGWAQPWDTRNLRDLDELLAEHLGGSV, from the coding sequence ATGACCGTCGCTCCTTTGGCTCCCGATGCCGCCCCCGACTGGATGCGTCCGCTGGTGGACAACGCCGCCAGCGTCAAGGACATCTACGGCCGCGGCGTGCATCCCGCGGTCAAGGCCGTGCTGCGGGCGCGCAACCTGCCCTCGTCCGGCAGGCCCGCGGCGGTGCTGGTGTTGGTGTCTGCCGACGGCACGGTTACCGACCCGACCGATGCGGATCTGCTGTTGACGGTGCGCGCATCGACGCTGCGCCAGCACAGCGGTCAGGTGTCGTTCCCCGGTGGCGCCACCGATCCGGGTGACGGCGGACCGGTGGGGACCGCCTTGCGCGAGGCCCAGGAGGAGACGGGGCTTGACCCGGTCCGCGTGCAGCCGCTGACGGTGATGGATTCACTCTTCATCCCGCCGTCCGGTTTCCACGTCTCACCGGTGCTGGCGTACTCGCCCGACCCCGGCCCGGTACTGGCCGTCGATCCCGGCGAGACGGCCGAGGTATCACGGGTGAAGATCGGCGACCTTGTCGACCCGGCGAATCGGATCATGGTGAGCAAGAAGACCTTTGGGATCAAGTACAGCGGTCCCGCGTTCTTGCTGCCGGGAATGCTGGTGTGGGGTTTCACCGGGCAGATCATCTCGGCGATGCTGGAGGTCTCTGGCTGGGCGCAGCCGTGGGACACTCGTAACCTTCGTGATCTTGATGAGCTGCTGGCCGAGCACCTGGGAGGGTCGGTATGA
- the pdxR gene encoding MocR-like pyridoxine biosynthesis transcription factor PdxR produces the protein MDPALELDVTRSSPRSLSEQIRLGIGAAIREGRLAPGARLPSWRDLAVQLGVARGTVRVAYERLADEQLIVALGPAGTFVEDRLPALPAVVPAPPSVRMLAPRIPIEFDTPPRPFQVAVPAHDAFPVAQWSRIAARATRAVAERGVFNADPRGEPALRREIAAHLSIARGLRCTAEQIFITSGYAGGLGMALRALQLRTSTVWTEDPGYPFTREGLRIAGLSPVPVRVDGEGMVVQEALATEPTASLAVVTAAQQSPLGVSLSLARRRELLSWAESADGWIIDDDYLSELQLTGRAAPALASLDQHGRVIHVGTFSKTINPALRLGFIAAPTALIDRFDAMTSLSPASGANTQIAVAEFMRDGHFLRHLRRMKRLYLRRREAVESSLGQWFPLTRLAGPMMLLQLPAGVDDVEVASRAWASGFGVAPYSPWFHDERNCQRGLVLGVANTPAEAVAKLAGDLAQVIELSLHGPLGGAP, from the coding sequence GTGGACCCCGCATTGGAGCTGGACGTAACGCGCAGCTCTCCAAGGTCGCTGTCCGAACAGATTCGGTTGGGTATCGGCGCCGCAATCCGGGAGGGCCGTCTGGCGCCCGGGGCACGGCTACCGTCGTGGCGCGATCTCGCAGTACAGCTGGGGGTAGCGCGCGGCACCGTCCGCGTCGCCTATGAGCGTCTGGCCGACGAACAGCTGATCGTCGCCCTCGGTCCGGCAGGCACCTTTGTCGAAGACCGGTTGCCGGCGCTGCCGGCTGTCGTCCCGGCGCCTCCATCCGTCCGCATGTTGGCGCCGCGAATACCCATCGAATTCGACACGCCGCCACGGCCATTTCAGGTAGCCGTGCCCGCACACGATGCCTTTCCGGTGGCGCAATGGTCGCGCATCGCCGCGCGAGCGACCCGCGCGGTTGCCGAGCGCGGGGTTTTCAACGCCGACCCCCGGGGCGAACCCGCACTACGGCGCGAGATCGCCGCACATCTTTCCATCGCGCGTGGACTGCGCTGCACCGCCGAGCAGATCTTTATCACCAGCGGCTACGCGGGCGGCCTTGGCATGGCACTGCGGGCGCTCCAGTTGCGCACCTCGACAGTGTGGACAGAGGACCCCGGATACCCCTTCACCCGTGAGGGATTGAGGATCGCCGGACTTTCGCCGGTGCCGGTGCGGGTCGACGGGGAAGGGATGGTTGTCCAGGAAGCACTCGCCACCGAGCCGACGGCCTCGCTGGCAGTGGTCACGGCCGCACAACAGTCGCCGCTAGGGGTGTCGCTGTCGTTGGCGCGGCGCCGCGAGCTGCTGTCCTGGGCCGAGTCGGCCGACGGCTGGATCATCGACGACGACTACCTCAGCGAGCTGCAGCTGACCGGGCGAGCCGCACCCGCGCTGGCGTCGCTCGACCAGCACGGCCGCGTCATTCACGTCGGCACGTTCAGCAAGACCATCAATCCCGCTCTGCGCCTTGGATTCATCGCGGCGCCCACCGCACTCATCGATCGGTTCGACGCCATGACATCGCTATCCCCTGCCTCGGGTGCCAACACCCAAATCGCGGTCGCCGAGTTCATGCGCGACGGGCATTTCCTGCGCCACCTGCGACGCATGAAACGTCTGTACCTCCGCCGCAGAGAGGCCGTTGAATCCAGCCTGGGACAGTGGTTTCCGCTCACGCGGCTAGCTGGGCCGATGATGCTGTTACAGCTACCGGCCGGCGTCGACGATGTTGAGGTCGCCAGCCGTGCCTGGGCATCGGGCTTTGGTGTCGCACCATACTCGCCGTGGTTCCACGATGAACGGAATTGCCAGCGCGGCTTAGTACTTGGCGTAGCCAATACGCCAGCCGAGGCGGTTGCGAAGCTAGCTGGAGACCTGGCGCAGGTAATCGAGCTGAGCCTGCACGGACCACTCGGCGGCGCCCCATAG
- a CDS encoding TlpA family protein disulfide reductase: MRRLNTGARWTIVGVVLIAALITVMLSQQHDQQRRGSHGGDPVAARERRDADTPEALAALRREAQLPPCPTPGTNPGMPELAGITLECGGVRVPVGPVLAGHQVVLNLWAYWCGPCADELPAMAELQRRAGAKLTVITVHQDENEAAGLSRLAELHVRLPMIQDGARRIAAALKSPNVMPTTILIRADGSVARVLPRSFTSADEIGAEVEQALGVRF; the protein is encoded by the coding sequence GTGCGGCGGCTCAACACCGGAGCCCGGTGGACGATCGTCGGGGTGGTGCTGATCGCTGCGCTGATCACTGTGATGCTGTCGCAGCAACACGATCAGCAGCGGCGCGGATCACACGGAGGCGATCCGGTGGCCGCGCGCGAACGCCGAGATGCCGATACCCCTGAGGCGCTGGCGGCGCTGCGCCGTGAGGCGCAACTTCCCCCGTGCCCGACGCCGGGTACCAATCCGGGCATGCCCGAACTGGCCGGGATAACGCTGGAATGCGGCGGGGTGCGGGTGCCGGTGGGTCCGGTACTGGCCGGCCATCAGGTGGTGCTGAATCTGTGGGCCTACTGGTGCGGTCCCTGCGCCGACGAGCTGCCTGCCATGGCCGAATTGCAGCGACGGGCCGGCGCCAAGCTCACCGTGATCACCGTGCACCAGGACGAGAACGAGGCGGCCGGGCTGAGCAGGCTTGCCGAGCTACACGTACGCCTGCCGATGATCCAGGACGGGGCCCGCCGGATCGCGGCGGCGCTGAAGTCGCCGAATGTCATGCCCACCACGATTTTGATCCGCGCGGACGGTAGCGTTGCCCGAGTGCTACCGCGTTCGTTCACTTCGGCGGATGAGATCGGTGCCGAGGTGGAACAAGCGTTGGGAGTGAGGTTCTAG